The genomic DNA GGATGCTGAGGGTGGAGAACTTCTTCTTGCGGCGTCCGATCGGCCGCTGTCGTGTGCCGGCCGGAAGGACCATCTGTGCGGTGGCGCTCATCGGTTCGCCCTCCTCATCGCCATCAGGTAGAAGGCGCAGAACACGAACAGGAACCCGACGACGATCAGGCCGATCGCGCTGGCGATGCCGTAGTTGCCCTGCTGGGTGTAGTTGATCATCCAGGTGGTGATGATGTGGGTCTGGTTCGCCGGCCCGCCCCTCGTCATCGCCCAGATGATGTCGGGGAAGTTGAAGATCCAGATCACGCGCAGCAGCACGGTCAGCATCAGCGTCATCCGGATGTACGGGATGATCACCGAGAACAACTGGCGCAGCTTACCGGCGCCGTCGAGGCTCGCAGCCTCGAGCATCTCGTCTGGCACGGACTGGAGCGCGGCGAGGATCATGATCGCGAAGAACGTCACGCCGTACCAGATGTTCGCGACGATCACCGCGACCATCGCGAGCTTCGGATCGGCCAGCCAAGGCAGCGGCGCATCGATGAGCCCGGCCTTCATCAGCAGGTCGTTGATGACGCCGAACTCCGCGTTGAACATCCAGCGGAACAGCATCCCGATCAGGAAGCCGGACACGGCCCACGGGAAGAACACGAGCGCCTGATAGACGCCGCGGAAGCGGAAT from Microbacterium profundi includes the following:
- a CDS encoding carbohydrate ABC transporter permease; this translates as MTLLTRAGRSTGESGGAAPARPGKKVFRSRHAWTILGFLAPAILFVCWFTYYPMLQGVRMAFHDWNLWDLTSTPFVGFDNFTRIFSDPVFPQVAWNSVLWVVGSLVPQFVIGFLIALALRTRFRFRGVYQALVFFPWAVSGFLIGMLFRWMFNAEFGVINDLLMKAGLIDAPLPWLADPKLAMVAVIVANIWYGVTFFAIMILAALQSVPDEMLEAASLDGAGKLRQLFSVIIPYIRMTLMLTVLLRVIWIFNFPDIIWAMTRGGPANQTHIITTWMINYTQQGNYGIASAIGLIVVGFLFVFCAFYLMAMRRANR